From a single Raphanus sativus cultivar WK10039 chromosome 3, ASM80110v3, whole genome shotgun sequence genomic region:
- the LOC108847527 gene encoding uncharacterized protein LOC108847527, whose product MNCGTVRKVSRQDIKLVKGHMEKEDNDNLYKQCVNAGGGSSQYISWLSGDKRPLHDDVLGFRKEINDITIDIALQWYADVYSDTVLGYANGVYTVDGGAHIDGVKASITRTFNILAKKKKLVKDINLSGEHIREGLTCIVSIVVPNPKSGGQTKTRLGNSKIRETVDKSVQEYLTEYFELHPNVFESIYSKSFTAYKNALAMRERKVISRPKSVSASRTIPQNPTNSSSGKFEIVISLGESSGGAAKNGDDRRIQSKRTLEQPRSSGTVSTAPPERSLGNTSDSSFDKKRQKVVPSSHPRSSSRQTVAAAASNRPNRKDVGVKIPGSNKTKPVIPVGPGFQAEIPVWIAPTKKGKFYGSPGDSDTLRWLGAGVWPTYSLKKKVYYKKIGEGRPDSCPCPTPGSTDCVKLHIKEARELLEKETGGAFYTWKFDEMGEVGSKSWTAKEEQKFRSLVKKNPLSNRDGFWKYASKAFPRRSEKDVISYYYNVFLNHRNTDDDHYGDFLAG is encoded by the exons ATGAACTGTGGAACTGTAAGAAAGGTATCAAGGCAAGACATCAAACTG GTTAAAGGTCATATGGAAAAGGAGGATAACGACAATCTTTACAAACAATGTGTAAATGCTGGAGGAGGCTCAAGTCAATATATCAGTTGGCTAAGTGGTGATAAG AGACCACTTCATGATGATGTGCTGGGATTCAGAAAGGAGATCAATGATATCACCATAGACATTGCTCTTCAATG GTACGCAGATGTATATTCAGACACAGTGTTGGGATATGCAAATGGAGTCTACACCGTTGATGGCGGAGCACACATAGATGGTGTGAAAGCTTCAATAACAAGGACTTTTAACATCCTTGCTAAAAAGAAGAAGCTTGTCAAG gaCATAAACTTAAGTGGGGAGCATATTAGGGAAGGCTTGACTTGCATTGTCTCTATTGTTGTTCCAAATCCTAAATCTGGAGGTCAAACAAAG ACGAGATTAGGAAATTCAAAAATCAGGGAAACTGTGGACAAATCAGTCCAAGAGTACCTAACGGAGTATTTTGAATTGCATCCAAATGTATTTGAGAGCATTTACTCCAAATCCTTTACCGCTTACAAG AATGCTTTGGCTATGAGGGAAAGGAAAGTGATTAGTAGACCAAAAAGTGTATCAGCGTCGCGCACCATTCCTCAGAACCCGACCAACAGCTCTTCTGGAAAATTTG AAATTGTTATATCCTTAGGAGAATCTTCTGGTGGCGCTGCAAAAAATGGTGATGACAGGCGTATCCAG AGCAAAAGGACACTGGAACAGCCTCGGAGTAGTGGTACAGTCTCTACAGCTCCTCCGGAAAGATCGTTAGGGAATACTAGTGACTCAAGCTTTGACAAGAAACGCCAAAAAGTTGTCCCATCCTCACATCCCCGCTCTTCTTCACGACAaactgttgctgctgctgcttcaaACCGTCCAAACCGTAAAGATGTTGGCGTAAAGATCCCTGGCTCTAACAAAACCAAACCAGTTATCCCAGTCGGTCCTGGTTTCCAGGCTGAAATTCCGGTTTGGATTGCACCTACCAAGAAGGGAAAATTTTACGGTAGTCCCGGAGATTCCGACACTCTTAGGTGGCTTGGAGCTGGTGTTTGGCCTACATATAGCTTAAAGAAGAAAGTTTACTACAAAAAGATCGGCGAAGGGAGACCAGACTCATGTCCTTGTCCTACTCCAGGTTCAACCGATTGCGTAAAGCTACACATTAAAGAAGCAAGGGAGCTTCTAGAAAAGGAAACTGGTGGTGCTTTCTATACTTGGAAGTTTGATGAAATGGGTGAAGTGGGATCAAAGTCATGGACGGCCAAGGAAGAGCAAAAGTTTAGATCTCTTGTGAAAAAAAATCCTTTGTCAAATCGTGATGGGTTTTGGAAGTATGCTTCAAAGGCTTTCCCAAGGAGAAGTGAGAAGGATGTCATTAGTTACTACTATAACGTTTTCCTTAACCACCGTAACACCGATGATGACCACTATGGTGACTTCTTAGCTGGATGA